In the genome of Nymphaea colorata isolate Beijing-Zhang1983 chromosome 9, ASM883128v2, whole genome shotgun sequence, one region contains:
- the LOC116259905 gene encoding uncharacterized membrane protein At1g16860-like, protein MNDLSWRGRDGREASFWSTIPRAATCTLLFLFALGVSVFAFVLFAVHNALFLLILLALSALLLALLFWNAWNWRHRALSFFLSRLPDSALATAAEGHFVKVTGVATCGSVALESSYEKAARCVYTSTSLYEYGGLASLFNGGWSIWRLAYSERFVTDFYITDRISGLRATVRAGFGSKVLPLIDENVLVNTKSKSQPLSPYLKSWLAERNLEDGACLLCLEEGYIEEGKRVCVMGVLKRSEDGIAIVEPPESVPTGCQWGRLLFPLEIDGLILSST, encoded by the exons ATGAACGACCTGTCGTGGAGGGGCCGCGATGGCAGGGAAGCCTCGTTCTGGTCGACCATCCCCAGGGCGGCCACCTGCAcgctcctcttcctcttcgcCCTCGGCGTCTCCGTCTTCGCATTCGTCCTCTTCGCCGTCCACAACGCACTCTTTCTCCTCATCCTCCTCGCGCTCTCTGCCCTCCTCCTCGCCCTTCTCTTTTGGAACGCCTGGAACTGGAGGCATCGCgccctttccttctttctctcccgCCTTCCCGATTCCGCTCTCGCCACAGCCGCAGAGGGACACTTCGTCAAGGTCACCGGG GTAGCTACGTGTGGGAGTGTGGCGCTTGAATCTTCATATGAGAAGGCAGCCAGGTGCGTGTACACCTCTACAAGCTTGTACGAGTACGGAGGGCTCGCTTCCTTGTTTAATGGTGGTTGGTCCATTTGGAGGTTAGCATACTCAGAG AGATTCGTTACAGATTTCTATATAACAGATAGGATCTCTGGTTTGAGAGCCACAGTAAGAGCTGGATTTGGTTCCAAAGTTTTGCCATTGATTGATGAAAACGTTCTGGTTAACACCAAAAGCAAGAGTCAGCCCTTGTCACCATATCTGAAGAGTTGGCTAGCAGAGAGAAATCTAGAGGATGGAGCGTGCTTGTTATGCTTAGAGGAAGG GTACatagaagaaggaaagagagtaTGTGTAATGGGAGTTCTGAAAAGGTCCGAAGATGGCATTGCAATAGTTGAACCACCTGAGTCTGTCCCTACTGGATGCCAATGGGGAAGACTGCTTTTTCCTCTGGAAATTGATGGATTAATCTTGAGTTCCACTTAA
- the LOC116259786 gene encoding homeobox-leucine zipper protein ATHB-12-like has product MMEREGYCTGDDESDSVTIIRPSSSHKVRKKRRFSQEQIRSLEKIFENETTRLEPRKKVQLARELGLHPRQIAIWFQNRRARWKTKRVEKDYGLLKADYDALLASFESLKQEKQALLEQIEKLSRLLEKRPESDAGEQRAWCENSVEGCSENRDRKSGCQKDMMGREGEPDMRSGLLSDSECSKAMEKSRKEEDQDHQDGVLAEINGYGCGPSCFSGRSYGLESSLCCYPDQISQWPWELWP; this is encoded by the exons ATGATGGAGAGGGAAGGGTACTGCACAGGAGATGACGAATCGGATTCAGTGACGATCATAAGACCCTCCTCTTCCCACAAGgtcaggaagaagaggaggttcAGCCAAGAGCAGATCAGGTCCCTGGAGAAGATATTCGAGAACGAGACCACCAGACTCGAGCCCAGGAAGAAGGTGCAGCTGGCCAGAGAACTGGGGCTGCACCCCAGGCAGATCGCCATCTGGTTTCAGAACAGGAGGGCTCGGTGGAAGACCAAGCGCGTGGAGAAAGACTACGGCCTCCTCAAGGCAGATTACGATGCGCTGCTTGCTAGCTTTGAATCTCTCAAACAAGAGAAACAAGCCCTTCTTGAACAG ATAGAGAAGCTGAGCAGGCTGTTGGAAAAGCGGCCCGAGTCGGATGCCGGGGAGCAGAGGGCATGGTGCGAGAACAGCGTTGAAGGCTGCTCGGAAAATAGAGACCGGAAATCGGGCTGCCAAAAGGACATGATGGGTCGGGAAGGAGAACCAGATATGAGGTCGGGTTTGTTGTCAGACAGTGAGTGCAGCAAAGCGATGGAGAAGTcgaggaaggaggaagaccAGGATCATCAGGACGGGGTTCTCGCCGAAATCAACGGCTATGGCTGCGGACCCTCTTGCTTTTCTGGTAGATCCTACGGCCTGGAATCGTCATTATGTTGCTATCCTGACCAAATTTCGCAATGGCCTTGGGAGCTCTGGCCTTAA
- the LOC116261002 gene encoding cytochrome P450 78A3-like gives MATLVQHWWWFFALRPDSRLTPLENAGVLLLCTLLALIFGVFLPWSYQGGPAWGRYWMGRPRGMSYDNAVPGPRGWPVVGSVSLMSGLAHRKLAAAAASLHATRLMAFSVGTTRAVVTCNPDVAREILQGSAFADRPVKESAYALMFDRAIGFAPYGAYWKSLRRVAATHMFCPRQIAASEHHRVEIAARMSARFAISGPGVQVRNVLRIASLDHMMGCIFGKDYGLDETNTEVVELTELVQEGYDILGVLNLSDHLPFLGLLDLQRIRRRCSHLIPRVKRFVGKIIDEHRSVSISDETRTNFLDVLLSFRGSFNFLSDYDMIAVLWEMIFRGTDTVVVLIEWVLARMVMHPEVQGKVQEELDDVVGRARPVADSDLAGLTYVKAVVKETLRLHPPGPLLSWARLATEDAVVDGWHVPTGTTAMVNMWAIGRDPSIWPDPLEFSPERFLQSGPDPEFSVLGSDLRLAPFGSGRRSCPGKTLGLATIYLWVASLLHEFVWMPAGPAPVDLSERLRLSCEMASPLTVNLLRRRP, from the exons ATGGCGACTCTTGTTCAGCACTGGTGGTGGTTCTTCGCCCTGCGTCCAGATTCCCGCCTTACTCCACTGGAGAATGCGGGTGTCCTTCTGCTCTGCACCCTCCTCGCCCTTATCTTCGGCGTCTTCCTTCCTTGGTCTTACCAGGGCGGCCCTGCCTGGGGGAGGTACTGGATGGGGAGACCCAGGGGGATGAGTTACGATAATGCCGTACCCGGCCCTAGAGGGTGGCCCGTCGTCGGGAGCGTGAGCCTCATGAGCGGCCTGGCCCATCGGAAGctcgccgctgccgccgccagTCTCCACGCTACTCGACTAATGGCCTTCAGCGTGGGGACCACACGAGCCGTCGTGACGTGCAACCCGGACGTCGCGCGGGAAATCCTGCAAGGCTCGGCCTTCGCCGACCGTCCAGTCAAGGAGTCGGCGTACGCTCTCATGTTCGATCGAGCCATCGGGTTCGCACCGTACGGCGCCTACTGGAAAAGCCTCCGACGAGTGGCCGCCACCCACATGTTCTGCCCTCGCCAGATCGCCGCCTCCGAGCATCATCGCGTTGAGATTGCCGCCCGGATGTCCGCTCGCTTTGCCATCTCCGGGCCGGGTGTGCAGGTGCGGAACGTCCTCAGAATAGCGTCGCTCGACCACATGATGGGCTGCATCTTCGGGAAGGACTACGGGCTGGATGAGACGAACACGGAGGTGGTGGAGCTGACCGAGTTGGTTCAGGAGGGCTACGACATACTCGGCGTCCTCAACCTGTCGGACCACCTCCCCTTCCTCGGTCTGCTGGACCTGCAGAGGATTCGACGCCGCTGCTCCCACCTCATCCCTCGAGTGAAACGCTTCGTGGGGAAGATCATCGACGAGCACCGCTCTGTTTCCATTTCCGACGAGACGAGGACGAATTTCCTCGACGTGCTGCTCTCCTTTCGCGGCAGTTTCAACTTCCTATCCGACTATGATATGATCGCCGTCCTTTGG GAAATGATTTTCCGGGGAACAGACACGGTGGTGGTGCTGATCGAGTGGGTGCTGGCGCGGATGGTTATGCACCCGGAGGTGCAGGGGAAGGTGCAGGAAGAGTTGGACGACGTGGTGGGGAGGGCGCGCCCTGTGGCAGACTCAGACCTCGCCGGCCTCACCTACGTAAAAGCGGTGGTGAAGGAGACGCTGAGGCTGCACCCGCCGGGTCCCCTCCTCTCGTGGGCCCGTCTAGCGACGGAGGACGCCGTCGTGGATGGGTGGCACGTGCCGACCGGGACCACTGCCATGGTGAACATGTGGGCCATCGGACGGGACCCGAGCATCTGGCCCGACCCGCTCGAGTTCTCACCCGAGCGGTTCCTGCAGTCGGGGCCGGATCCGGAGTTCAGCGTCCTGGGCTCCGACCTCCGCCTGGCGCCCTTCGGGTCGGGCAGGAGGAGCTGCCCTGGGAAGACGCTGGGCCTTGCCACCATCTACCTGTGGGTGGCCTCTCTGCTCCACGAATTCGTGTGGATGCCTGCAGGACCCGCCCCGGTCGACCTGTCCGAACGGTTGAGGCTTTCCTGCGAGATGGCGTCGCCTCTCACCGTCAACTTGCTCCGCCGCCGGCCATAG